From Camelina sativa cultivar DH55 chromosome 20, Cs, whole genome shotgun sequence, the proteins below share one genomic window:
- the LOC109131158 gene encoding uncharacterized protein LOC109131158: MTTVMSYDVDVTAKRVSDKFNFSPMEKQNLVEEEYIESETESEETESEGDGSVTVGKYRRLEDVEETEPEWDVDSFDGREYESDPEIRDSFANENDYMEYREGRIQALENRGFKPDPFNFIGAIQNLDGPAYGNMTNREYLAGLASMCVKKLNEVKGKTVEFVRIVRATRNAGGASWKLYITFMAREYPNGPLLEYQAKAMNFVGDSRDPVPILCRPAPKPLMDGRVCVLVGEWTCSDIGLWEFSVRHRKMTRFMSIERETMFVGVKAKIGELLGVKQEESNTELSFWHPGDTVVFTQGKMPPVSVGSDVEFQ, from the exons ATGACTACCGTGATGAGCTACGATGTCGATGTGACGGCGAAACGAGTTTCAGACAAGTTTAACTTTTCGCCGATGGAAAAGCAAAACTTGGTCGAGGAAGAATACATTGAAAGCGaaactgaaagtgaagaaaCCGAGAGCGAAGGCGATGGAAGCGTGACGGTCGGGAAATACAGACGGTTAGAAGACGTGGAAGAAACGGAACCGGAGTGGGATGTGGACAGCTTTGATGGTCGGGAATACGAATCAGATCCAGAGATTCGTGACAGCTTTGCTAACGAGAATGATTACATGGAATACCGCGAAGGGAGGATCCAGGCTTTGGAAAATAGG gggTTTAAACCAGATCCATTCAATTTCATTGGCGCTATTCAGAACCTGGATGGACCAGCTTATGGAAACATGACTAATAGGGAGTATTTGGCGGGTCTTGCTTCCATGTGCGTTAAGAAACTCAACGAGGTTAAG GGAAAAACTGTGGAATTCGTAAGGATTGTGAGAGCCACTAGAAATGCTGGAGGAGCTAGTTGGAAGCTGTATATAACGTTTATGGCTCGGGAGTATCCGAATGGGCCTCTCCTGGAGTATCAGGCTAAGGCCATGAATTTCGTTGGAGATTCTCGAGATCCTGTTCCCATTCTCTGCAGACCAGCCCCTAAACCACTG ATGGATGGTAGAGTGTGTGTTTTAGTGGGTGAATGGACATGTTCAGATATTGGATTGTGGGAGTTTTCAGTCCGTCATAGGAAAATGACAAGATTTATGTCTATCGAGAGAGAGACAATGTTTGTAGGGGTGAAGGCTAAAATAGGAGAGCTGTTGGGTGTCAAACAAGAGGAAAGCAACACAGAGTTAAGCTTTTGGCACCCAGGAGACACAGTTGTCTTCACACAAGGTAAGATGCCCCCTGTTTCAGTAGGCAGTGATGTTGAGTTTCAATAG
- the LOC104772310 gene encoding uncharacterized protein LOC104772310 produces the protein MTTVMSCDVDVTAKIDSEKFNFSPMEKENLDEEDTESESETESEETESEGDGSVTVGKYRGLEDVEEPEPEWDVDSFDGREYESDPEIRDSFANENDYMEYREETIQALEDRVPKDPFNFIGAIQNLDGPAYENMTNREYLAGLVSMSVKKLNEVKGKTVEFVRIVRATTNAGGASWKLYITFMAREYPNGPLLEYQAKAMDFVGDSRPPFPILCRPSPKPLNHCLASEDKDTLE, from the exons ATGACTACCGTGATGAGCTGCGATGTCGATGTGACGGCGAAAATAGATTCAGAAAAGTTTAACTTTTCGCCGatggaaaaggaaaacttgGACGAGGAAGACACTGAAAGCGAAAGCGAAACTGAAAGCGAAGAAACCGAGAGCGAAGGCGATGGAAGCGTGACGGTCGGGAAATACAGAGGGTTAGAAGACGTGGAAGAACCGGAACCGGAGTGGGATGTGGACAGCTTTGATGGTCGGGAATACGAATCAGATCCAGAGATTCGTGACAGCTTTGCTAACGAGAATGATTACATGGAATACCGCGAAGAAACGATCCAGGCTTTGGAGGATAGGGTAC CCAAAGATCCCTTCAATTTCATTGGCGCTATTCAGAACCTGGATGGACCAGCTTATGAAAACATGACTAATAGGGAGTATTTGGCGGGTCTTGTTTCCATGTCCGTTAAGAAACTCAACGAGGTTAAG GGAAAAACTGTGGAATTCGTAAGGATTGTGAGAGCCACTACAAACGCTGGAGGAGCTAGTTGGAAGCTGTATATAACGTTTATGGCTCGGGAGTATCCGAATGGGCCTCTCCTGGAGTATCAGGCTAAGGCCATGGATTTCGTTGGAGATTCTCGACCTCCTTTTCCCATTCTCTGCAGACCATCCCCTAAACCCCTAAACCACTG CTTGGCTAGTGAAGACAAGGATACGCTGGAGTGA
- the LOC109131159 gene encoding uncharacterized protein LOC109131159, translated as MASSPKLTLTSGHILSDPTPYRKLVGSFQYLAFTRLAIAYAVNRLSQFMHRPTDAHWQAANRILRYLAGTPTHGLFLSAKTPLSLHAFFDVDWAGDSHDYVSTNAYIVYLGSNPISWSAKKQNGVARSSTEAEYRSVANTASEIRWICNLLSELGIRQTAPPVIYCDNVGATFLCANPAFHSRMKYIVIDYHFIRGQVQNGLLRVAHVHTTDQLADALTKPLGRQRFLELRHKIGVTKAPPS; from the coding sequence ATGGCATCCTCACCAAAGCTCACACTTACGTCTGGACACATTCTTTCGGACCCGACACCTTATCGAAAGCTCGTAGGCAGCTTCCAATATCTGGCTTTCACTCGGCTTGCCATTGCTTATGCAGTAAACCGCCTCTCACAGTTCATGCACCGCCCCACTGATGCTCATTGGCAGGCTGCGAATAGAATACTCCGCTACCTGGCCGGTACACCTACACAtggtctctttctctctgccAAAACACCACTATCACTACATGCTTTTTTCGATGTAGATTGGGCAGGAGATTCCCATGACTATGTATCAACCAATGCATACATCGTTTATTTAGGCAGCAATCCAATATCCTGGTCAGCAAAGAAACAGAATGGCGTGGCACGATCCTCCACCGAGGCTGAATACAGGTCGGTAGCCAACACAGCATCTGAAATAAGATGGATATGTAATCTCCTCTCCGAGCTTGGGATAAGACAAACTGCTCCTCCGGTGATATATTGTGACAATGTTGGTGCCACATTCCTCTGTGCCAACCCCGCCTTCCATTCCCGAATGAAGTACATTGTTATAGACTACCACTTCATAAGGGGACAAGTTCAAAATGGCCTTCTTCGTGTTGCTCATGTCCACACCACCGACCAACTTGCTGATGCACTTACCAAACCATTGGGTCGTCAACGGTTCCTTGAACTACGTCACAAGATTGGAGTGACCAAAGCTCCTCCATCTTGA
- the LOC104772309 gene encoding peroxisomal 2,4-dienoyl-CoA reductase-like — MTEKDSSAIKQHTKTQLPFCVGLESGKIDVLVNAAAGNFLAAAEDLSPNGFRTAKGNVCIVCVCSLGPGRDSSTGGGLIINISATLHYTASWYQIHVSAAKAAVDATTRNLALEWGTDYDIRVNGIAPGPIRGTPGMSKLVPEEIENKTREYMSLYKLGEKWDIAMAALYLSCDSGMKFVNGLTMVVDGGLWLSKPRHLPEEAVKQLSRAVQKRSRAKPVGLPTSKL, encoded by the exons ATGACTGAGAAAGACTCATCTGCCATTAAGCAACATACAAAGACTCAACTTCCCTTTTGTGTTGGCCTTGAG TCTGGTAAAATTGATGTTCTTGTTAACGCTGCTGCTGGCAATTTCCTCGCTGCTGCTGAGGATTTGTCTCCTAATGGCTTCAGAACAG CTAAAGGAAACGTTtgtattgtgtgtgtgtgcagtCTTGGGCCTGGGAGAGACTCATCAACTGGTGGTGGTTTGATTATTAACATAAGTGCTACTTTGCACTACACGGCTTCTTGGTACCAAATTCATGTTTCTGCTGCCAAG GCTGCAGTTGATGCTACGACAAGAAACTTGGCATTGGAGTGGGGAACTGACTACGATATTAGAGTAAACGGGATTGCACCAGGTCCCATTAGAGGTACACCGGGAATGAGTAAACTTGTACCTGAGgagattgaaaacaaaaccCGAGAGTACATGTCTCTTTATAAACTCGGAGAGAAATGGGATATCGCAATGGCTGCACTCTACCTCAGCTGTGATTCTGGTAT GAAATTTGTGAACGGATTGACAATGGTGGTAGATGGAGGACTGTGGCTTAGCAAACCTCGCCATTTGCCCGAAGAAGCTGTGAAGCAACTCTCTCGTGCAGTGCAGAAGAGGTCCAGGGCCAAGCCTGTTGGTCTGCCAACCAGCAAGCTTTAG
- the LOC104772308 gene encoding uncharacterized protein LOC104772308 has translation MAKRGSTKELLALEEDADSSSRIKNQKVDEEEDEDSSGSSDIDMDFGTDSEWIQYRYVSKEPEWGYDSFDGREFKINPRIRSFSPNQQLYDIYYNNRLKAFESKGFLPDPSVGIYELNIERKKSDRDLIADLANVCVKKFNETKNNTLELVNVVRVNRSGQARWKLYITFMAREYRGGPLVEYQAKVLHFIMEPEVPPFPILCRPSPKPQL, from the exons ATGGCAAAACGAGGTTCGACGAAGGAACTATTGGCGTTGGAGGAGGATGCTGACTCTTCTTCGCGTATCAAAAACCAAAAGGTCGAcgaggaggaagacgaagatAGCAGCGGTAGCAGCGACATCGATATGGATTTCGGCACGGACAGCGAGTGGATTCAGTATAGATACGTTTCAAAAGAACCAGAGTGGGGCTACGATAGCTTTGATGGTCGCGAATTCAAAATCAATCCAAGGATTCGTAGTTTTTCTCCCAACCAGCAACTTTACGACATATACTACAACAACAGGCTTAAGGCTTTCGAGAGTaag GGTTTTCTTCCTGATCCCTCGGTCGGAATCTACGAGCTAAAtatcgagaggaagaagagtgaTAGGGATTTAATTGCAGATCTTGCTAATGTCTGTGTTAAGAAGTTCAACGAGACCAAG AACAATACTTTGGAATTGGTGAATGTTGTGAGAGTTAATCGAAGTGGACAAGCTAGATGGAAGCTGTACATCACGTTCATGGCTCGGGAGTATCGTGGTGGGCCTCTTGTTGAGTACCAAGCCAAGGTGCTACACTTTATAATGGAACCGGAGGTACCTCCTTTCCCAATTCTCTGCAGACCAAGTCCTAAACCACAACTctag